In a single window of the Pyrococcus sp. NA2 genome:
- a CDS encoding V-type ATP synthase subunit F, with protein sequence MKIVVMGDPDTVTGFRLAGIHEAYEFDFSDLSIERARNKLRELIERDDIGIILITERLAQKIGEIPQVNLPIILQIPDKFGSIYGEELLREIVRKAVGIEIRR encoded by the coding sequence ATGAAAATAGTCGTCATGGGCGATCCAGACACTGTAACTGGGTTTAGGCTTGCGGGGATTCATGAAGCTTATGAATTTGATTTTTCGGATTTATCAATTGAAAGGGCCAGGAATAAGCTTAGAGAACTTATCGAAAGGGATGATATAGGTATAATTTTAATCACCGAAAGATTAGCTCAAAAGATAGGGGAGATTCCTCAAGTAAACCTTCCAATAATCCTTCAGATTCCAGATAAGTTTGGATCAATATATGGGGAGGAACTATTGAGAGAGATAGTTAGGAAGGCCGTTGGTATTGAGATAAGGAGGTGA